CTTCTGATTCGCAAACTTCCCTTCCAGCGTCTGGTGCGAGAAATTGCTCAGGATTTTAAAACAGATCTGCGCTTCCAGAGCGCAGCTATTGGTGCTTTGCAGGAGGCAAGTGAGGCCTATCTGGTTGGCCTTTTTGAAGACACCAACCTGTGTGCTATCCATGCCAAACGTGTAACAATTATGCCAAAAGACATCCAGCTAGCACGCCGCATACGTGGAGAACGTGCTTAAGAATCCGCTATGATGGGAAAcatttcattctcaaaaaaaaaaaaaaaaaaaaaattatcttcttcctGTTATTGGTAGTTCTGAACGttagatattttttttccatGGGGTCAAAAGGTACCTAAGTATATGATTGCGAGTGGAAAAATAGGGGACAGAAATCAGGTATTGgcagtttttccattttcatttgtgtgtgaatttttaatataaatgcagAGGCGTAAAGCATTAATGCAAGTTAAAATGTTTCAGTGAACAAGTTTCAGCGGTTcaactttataataattataaataaacctgttaaatttttctggaaaaaaaaaaaaaaaaaaaaagaagagggtcACCTCTCATAAAAACCCTGTTCGGCAGGATTATTTTCATCTCCTCTTTACTGAGGAGAAAACGGAGACTCAGATAAGCGAATACTGCCTAGCTGGCAGGTGACAGAGCTTTACTTAGAAGCCAGGTGTCTGACTCCAAGGTCGTCTGATGTCATACCTTTCCAAATGTAAGTTCAAAGTATAGGCAGTTTAGAATTTAGGCTACAATATAAATCCCTTATTAAtatctctctcagtctctcttttTACTATAACTGGGAAACTCTAACTGTAAGCTTCTTTGGGAGCAAAAAATTTATGATCTTGTGATACtgtctcagtattttttttcaccTAAACAACTCTACTCTATACCTCTCATGTTTAGTATTTAGTTAGATGCAGGAGATGTAAAAATTTTTACTGCCCTAAGTATGTCTGGAAATACCTCAATTTGATTTTCACAGTCCAGTGCTACTCAACAAACTATaactgagcacttactctgtgctaGGAACAGCATTTCTGCTTTCCAAGGACTTCTAAGGTGagagataaataaacaaatagtttTATAACAACATGActtaataaagaatataaaattactcTGAGACTTATGTGTAGGATGTTTTAAGTACACCAAATAGGAACACCTAACCCATCCTGGGGTAAGGGTAGTGGTCAGGAGAAGTTTCCcataagaaaaagaattcaagtcTTGATGTCTAGTGCAGAAGTAGGAAAAGTGCAATCTGGGGAGTGGGAACATCTATTTAGAAACCACCAAGTCACTTCAAACTCAACTACCCTCACTTCATACTCAATTACCTCCTTGCATTTGCAAGTgcacacctctctctctctctctttctcctttacacacacacacacacacacaaaatttcttATCATGGTGAATGACAATCACACAATCATCCATCCAGTACTACAAATAGAAACCCAGGAGTTGACTTTAATAACCACTTCTCAACTGTCACCGAGTCTATTTCTACCTCCTAAATATCTTCTTAGCTGCATCCCACACATAATGATATACCATATTTCTATTactatttagttcaaaatattttctatattgtgTCTACTGTTAAATCCACCCaatgaatgttttaatttttaaatttataatggacacataataattgtacatgtaTGTAGTACAATCTGATATTTTAATGCATGTATGCATAATATAAAGATTAAATCGGGGTAATCATATTCATCACttcaaatatttgtcatttctttgtggtggcAATATTCAAAAATCTTCTAGCTATCTTGTAATATGCACTATATTGTTATTTGCTATAGTCActaatgctggtgaagatgcagagaaaagggaatttttatatactattggtgagaatataaattggtacagttatggaaaacagtataaagatttctcaaaaaattaaaaatagaagtaccatatccagcaatcccattaatggatacatatccaaaggaaatgaaatcagtatgttgaaaagACATTTGCACCCCCTGTTGCatcattactcacaatagccaagattagGAAATCAACTGAAATGCTCATCTgcagattaatggataaagaaaatgtggcatatatacatacaatggaatactattcagttataaaacagaatgaaattctgtcatttgtagcaacGTAGATAAACCGAGAGGACATAAATTGGAATAATCCaggtagagaaagagaaaccACATGaactcactcatatgtggaatctaaagttGATTTCACAGAtgtagaaagtagaatagtggccaccagaggctgggaggaaagaggaaagggaggacTGGAAGAGGCTGGTCAACGAATTTACTaactttagatattttatttttcagttctagaatattattttagtcattttcaGGAAATTATAATAGTTCTTTTAAAGTTCTCCATCTTTTCATCcagtttgttcatattttcttcaaCTTCTTCCTAATAGTTTCAGTTTATCTCTGGTTTCAAATGTCTTCAGTGCAAGATCAGTCCTGTGTATATTACAGGCCCCTCCCTTTGGCAAGCCTTTGAAATCTCAGCACAATGAGTTGCCAAGAACTCCCTCTATGACTTACTACCCAGCCTTCAGATTACTGGGCTACCACGTCCTCTCACACAAGTCTCCTGAGGGAGAATCGGTGGGTGGGAGAACGTGGCCTTGAAACTCCTCCAGATTCGAGTTGGTCTCACCAACCCACACGCAGACATTTAAAACTCCGCTGACTGCACCTTACGCAGGAAGAGTCTCCCTGCTTGAATCAGGCCCAATCCTCACCAGCCCACGCCTGACTCAGCAGTTACCCCTAGGGAAGGTAATGCCTACTGATTTTCATTCTCTAGGAAGCACTTGTCTCTCTGGAATACAGTTCCTTTAgacttcttcctatccataacATTCTGATGGCttaaaaaacatatatgttattatattatactttattttttagttgttaCAACTCAAACTAGAAGCCTCTTGTTATATGATCAGAGGTATGTTGCGAAATGCTATAGTCGAATCCATAAATAGCCCTTGAATACATCCAGTTTTGTCTGTCTCTATTCTACCACCTGATCCAATACATCATCATCTTCCCCAAATTCCTCATTGGTCTCCGTGTTTTATTCTCATTTAACTAGTCtttaatctgttctccattctgCAGTCATTGAACTCTTTAAAATGGGAACCTAATGATAGCACCCTCTTGATGAACACTCTTCAATATCTTTACTCGCAGGATAAAGATCAAAATCCTTAAAGCATGATTTTtggatgataatgatgtgtcaatgtaggttcatcagctATAACAAATTTACCACCCTGGTGGGGGTATTGATAATGGGGGAGGTTGTGCCTATTTGAGGGGAGGGGatatatgagaaatctctgtactttcctctcaattttgctttgaatccaaaactgctctaaaaataaagtccattaaaaatatatacatatatacaatttgtCCTTAAATAACAATTTTTACAGGCTGTTCATCCCGACAGATGAGGCGATGAAAAGACTGACTTATCAGTACTTTCCTCAGACATCCTAGACTAGGCCTGAGATTGACCTTAATTCTTCTTGTTGAATGAGTATGGGTTCAATAGAGGGCCCTCCAACCCCAAGATCCCCATAGCATCAAAGCGTCCCAGAATCTAACttatctttccattcttttaacGATTATTTTATTAGGGACTTTGCTTGCAAGTGACTTAGTCAGTAGAGTTGGGACCAGGGGTCAAGAGCAGTTGAGACCACACAGTGCCAGCCCTTAAGTCGGAAGAGGCCTGGTATTTGGGCTGCTGTTTAGCAAGCTTATAGAAAAGAGTAGGGTCACTGTCACAACTGtcaccttcttttctttcttttttttttttttttttggacagagtctcgctctgttgccaggctggagtgcagtggcgcgatctccgctcactgcaacctctgcctcctgggttcaagcgattctcgtgcctcagccttccgagtaactgggattacaggcatgtgctaccacacctagctaatttttgtatttttagtagagacagggtttcaccatgttggccaggatgatctcgatctcctgacctcgtaatccacccacctcagcctcccaaagtgctgggattacaggcgtgagccactgcacccggactcttttctttttttaatttcattttttaaatttcagttgttATTTGAGTACAGGtcatttttggttacatggataagttctttagtggtgatttagTGCATCTTTagtgagattttagtgcacttgTCACCCGAGCTGTGTATACTGTATCCAAAATGCAGTATTttgtccctctctcccttcccaatcttccccaagtccccaaagtttattatatcattcttaggcctttgcatcctcatagcttagctctcacttacaagtgagaacatacaatatttaatTTTGCATTCTTGAGTTACTGGttcgcttagaataatggcctccagctctattcaagttgctgcaaaagacattttttatggctgagtagtatttcattttaaatatatatatatatacacacacacacacacatatatgccacattttatatatatgtatatatatgccacattttatatatatatatatgccacttTTTTTTACCCACTCGTTAGTCGATGGGCACTtaagttggttccatatctttgctgtgtgaattgtgttgctataaacatgcatgtgtatgtgtctttttcatataatgacttactttcctttgggtagatacccagcagtggaattggtggatcaaatggtagttccatttttagttctttaaggaatctccatactgttttccatagtggttgtactaatttacattcccaccgagaGTGTAAACTTGTTCCCTTTTCACAACATCCACACCAATAtctattgtttttgattttttaactatggccattcttgcaggactAAGGTGGtatgtatctcattgtggttttgatttgcatttccctgatgattaatggtgctaagcattttttcatatgtttgttagttgtttatgtatcttcttttgagaaatgtctattcatgtcctttgcccactttttgatagggttgttttttctttttgatttgtttgaattctttgtagattttgcATACTAGTTCTTTGttagatacatagtttgcaaatattttctcctactctgtggattgtctgcttactctgctcattatttcttttgctgtgcagaagcttttgtttaattagattccatttatttatttttgtttttgttgcttttgcttttggggtcttagccATGCCTAAGCCAaagtccagaagagtttttctgatgttaccttctaaaatttttatggtttcaggtccatcttgagttgatttttgtataaggtgagagatggggatccagttttattcttctacatgtggcttgccagttttctcATCACtctttattgaatagggtgtcctttctccaatttatgtttctgtattctatgttgaagatcagttggctgtaagtatttggctttatttctgggttctttgttCTGTTCTATTAGTCTACATGCCTATTTTATGCCACGCTGTTTGGGTAACCATAGTaggatttgaagtcaggtaatgtgatgcctccagatttgtttttttttttgcttagtattgctttggctatgtggtctcctttttggttccatatgaattttaggattttttttctagttctgtgaaggcTTATGctggtattttgataagaattggattggctttggctatgtggactcctttttggttccatatgaattttaggatttttttctagttctgtgaagacttatgctggtattttgataagaattgctttgaatctgtagCTTGCTTTGGCTGTaggatcattt
The Chlorocebus sabaeus isolate Y175 chromosome 23, mChlSab1.0.hap1, whole genome shotgun sequence DNA segment above includes these coding regions:
- the LOC119627925 gene encoding histone H3.3A-like is translated as MARTKQTAGKSTGGKASRKQLATKAARKSAPSTGGVKKPHCYRPGTVALREIRRYQKSTELLIRKLPFQRLVREIAQDFKTDLRFQSAAIGALQEASEAYLVGLFEDTNLCAIHAKRVTIMPKDIQLARRIRGERA